Part of the Aquarana catesbeiana isolate 2022-GZ linkage group LG12, ASM4218655v1, whole genome shotgun sequence genome, CTGGTCTAAAGGAAGCATTAACTTTGTCTCCtcttactgctcccagcactgcctacagacctcctgtgatgttcccgctctgctgtgtctagatacggactctgaaaccagtcagcttgtgcctccagcctaccacagcttcctagacgtgtttagtaagaagggggcagagatcctcccacctcatcggccctatgactgccctatagagctactccccggagccaaagttccctttgggaggattttccctctgtctgaaagcaagctggtggcactgaaggactatatcaacgacaatctcaggaaaggcttcatccgcccttccacgtctccagctggggcggggattttcttcgtccagaagaaggatcagtcgttaaggccctgtggggactaccgtgaacttaacaaggtgacggtgaagaaccgttacccacttccattagttcccgaactttttcaaagacttggttccgctaccatatttacaaaattggatcttcggggcgcctataatttggtgcgcattcaggagggagacgagtggaagactgctttccgcacacgatttgggcattacgagtatctcgtgatgcccttcgggctctgcaactctccggctaccttccagcatttcattaatgatgttctcagagacttcctggacttatttgtcattgtataccttgatgatatgctaattttttcttcctccctagaacaccaccgcagacacatgagaagtgtattaacccgccttcgacaacacggattatatgccaaacccgagaagtgcgagtttgaacgccagagtatccaatttctggggctGGTCATTTCCACCGAAGGTATCCGGATAGATCCCCAGAAGGTaacggctatcctggactggcctactccatgtgacaagaaaggtattcaatgtttcataggctttgcaaacttttatcgaaaatttattcgggggttctcagcaatcattgcccccattacacagcttaccaaacaggggtcccgattccgctggtctccagaggctcagtcggcctttgaaacgctgaagaggtttttcacatctgcacccgtcttgaagcacccagactcggccttaccgtatgtcttagaagtggacgcctcggaaactgcggtgggagctatcttgtcccaaagacagggccccaaggccctgttgcacccagttGCGTTCTTCTCGCGTAAACTGTCTAGCGCGGAGAAGAATTACGACGTTGGGGATCGCGAACTTTTAACAATTAAGGCAgcattagaagaatggagataccttttcgagggagcagcacatccaatcttaatctacacagatcacaagaatcttgaatatctaagaacagcaaagagattgagacctcgccaggccaggtgggcacttttcttttcgagatttaccttccatctgacatagagacctggatccaagaacataaagccagatacgctatcacgcatgtttagcaaatcccaagacatctctcccccggatacgatcctgtcctctgggaaatttccttctcctacaagggaacttaatgacgcagattaaacaagcctctgtgagaagttctacaccatctgggatcactttacggacacaggaagggctactctggtatgaggataaggTCTTCGTGCCAGAGGATCTACGAACTGCCACGTTGAGCATGTGCCACGACCACGtgctggcaggacactttggggtcagcaagactgctgaattggtgcagcgaaccttctggtggccgggggtggcaagagactgtaggagatatgtggaatcgtgcaccacctgcatccgtaataagaacagcaaatccagagcctggggtctgttgaagccattacctgtcccgaacagaccatggagaatgatttcaatttacttcattgtggaactgcccccatccgagggatacagtactatctttgtaatcgttgatcgattgtccaagatggcccacttcattcctaTGAAAAGAACCCCTTCTGCACAAGAGACGGCATGGATCTTCATCAGAGAggttataagactccatggggttccggctaacatcgtctcagacagaggggtccagtttacctccagattctggagatccttgtgtgaatcctTGGGTATTGAACTTTCATTCTCTTCAGAGAATtcgcagactaatggtcagacagaaaggaccaaccagacactggaacaatatctgcATTGCTTCTCCTcttagccgagtttgcctacaataattcttctcattcagccacgaaacaatctcccttcttcgcaaactacggttttcacccgtactttctgtttaataacattccggaatgcccggtacccgctgtacttgaaacattggatttctttagatccaacaacaagctgctacaagagacaatggccaagactcaagcttataacaaacagatcttcgataagaagagaagaggggacctgatcctgaacccgggGGACCAAGTCTGGTTAGCCACAACAAATCTGAAACTAACCTGTCCTTCAAGGAAATTAGGTCCCAGATTCGTGGGACCGTTTCCTGTAAAGAGACGAATTAACGATGTTGCCTATGAGCTGGAGTTACcggagaccttcaggatccacccggtgtttcatataaccttactgaagcccgccatccccaactcttttccggatcggaatacagagccacccgaacctgtggtggtagatggcgaaaaggaatttgaaatagaggcgattttagattgcaggagaaggagaggccaagttcaataccttattaagtggaggggttacggtcctgaagacaattcgtgggaacctgaaaccaacattcatgcccaagaactgatccgaacctttaagaggacctatcctgacaaagtagccagattgggcatccggaggctgcccgttaggggggggcaatgtcagggaagaccagccagtactcaagatggctgaaggagaagtcgacctgtgacctcagcctgtcagggaagactagccagtactcaagatggccgaaggagaggtcgacctgtgacctcagcctgtcagggaagaccagccagtactcaagatgaccgacggagaagtcgacctgtgacctcagcctctgtcagaacaccttgggttcacctgtgtgcacattaccaagaggctatttaaacttggtctgtgcttgcatccagtgctgtccgttctacagcgttcccgtgtgttcctgccttctttacccgtgatacctgcacctgtttaccgacccggcttgcctctgactctgctacctgctgcctgcatctgacccggcttgttctgactccgcatctgcctgctccttctactaccacgctgccagcccattgccgaccctgcctgcatccagactacgcacctgcctccgcttctgctcctgatgttcctgccagtgtttgacccggcttgcccgacctgcatcttccgctcattggagaaccctgctccagcaccgtgccacctgccgctgttctacattacagtgaagatgaactgtttggcacttgtgcgactctgcacttctgctcctcctgtctactctatcagggggccagaatcagaggagcaagagaggccattccctgcacaTCAGGCTCTACTGTCAGGTACGTGACAATGTGCCTGCCTGACCCAAGTGTCTTCTCTGACATTCttgttcataataaaaaaaatctatccttGCAGTAGGCCCCCCCATACTGCATGGGTTTAGTCTGGGGTTTAGTCTAGGGGGAGAGGATTAAGGTATAAAACTTAAACCTTATACCTAAAGGATTGGTTCACCGTTCACCTTTTTtctagaaaataataaatgcacatattatgccagtgaaaaatgtgcatttatttatttttttaacaggagCCGGAAAAGTATTGCACTCGAGATCAGCAGATTGCAGGTATAGTGCAGGCCCCTGCAGTGCTTAGAGCTCTGTGCCTGTACCTCTGTATGACTGTCATtgcagagctgtaggcagtgtggaTGGACTAAGGGCGTGCTGATCAGTGTACTGAAGTTCATTtaaactacaagtctgtctgctgcAGTGGTGAAAAGGAATGTAGTTTATACATTCACAGACTCTGAATTAATGATGATGCTGTGTGGGAGgggggcacagaggaggagagggggcaaatagaacatgtttcaccCTATATACTAatgtaacatgaaacatgttctaaaAACGTGAATACATCCTTTAAGTTGGTACAAGTGCAGAGGTTTTTTGTTCAGATCGCAAGCTGACAGGTTCTTGAACCTACACAAGCAATGTGGATGCAGGGACACTGTATTGACAATGGGGACTCTACCCTGTTGGAATACACTGATTAATATTCCAACAGGGTAGATTTTTTTGTattcaatatgtattgtcacagtgtctcccagtgttagttctgctGCAGCCCGGTCTAAAGAGCGAGTTGGGGCAGACCGACATCAGTTTAGGACCCATTGGTAGTTAAAAGCTTCCTGAAAGATGTAGTGAAATGTTTgtagagtggggatatgtccgccagcgaaggggccctgtgcaatgcacagacaaTCCTCTGGGGGGGTGTGTGTTCACTCAGCGAAGACATTATCGTTATGGGGGGATGTACGCTCGTGTCTCTCTGTGTGTCCAATCAGCACATGGAGGGGATATGGCAtgtccctgcagataatctcccatcctcaggaatggtagAATAATCCGGATATGCGATGTCGGATATATAGGAGTCTTTGCATGCGTTTTGGTCGGTGACAACGTTCATGATTTCTAAGGCCAGACATGTGGCTTTCTTTGTCTAGCTGAGGAGCATGGCTTAGAGGGACTTGGGGCGGGAAATCATATACACTGCCCCTGCATAGGCACTCCCATACActgccctagtcattgttcattggttgagatttgtataactcctcctgtatGAAGGAATGCCTGAGTTTGGTTGGCCGATTGTGAAGCCATCAAGCTCTATTGTCAtcgctttattaaaaaaaatagctcaGAGTCGTCTTCTCCTCGAGCCGTctctcccggtgctgtcttctccctgagccatcttctcccgcCGCCATCTCTACCAGCGTCGTCTTCTACCAGAGCTGTCTTCTCCCGTGCCACTGTCTTTTTCCTCGCCGCCGGTTacctgctaaaaacaaaaaaggccgcttttgtcctgaggctgtcttcctccgttgtgatgTCCCCCGCAGTCTGACATCTCTTATACAGCCATGGGGCTTGGCCATCCAATGAAGTCACCCGTAGATCCTGTCCCTTGTGTCGTCACAAGGGGGCAGGCTCTCCGAGCgacgtcattggatggccacgccccatgactATATAAAAGGTGGCGGACAGCGGGGGACatcacaacagaggaagacagctTCAGGACAAGACCGTCTTTTTTTAGGGGGTAACCAGCGGCGAGGAGAAAGACGatggcggcgaggaagaagaaaAAGACGTTGGTGGCGAGGAAGAAGGCGGACAGCACAAGAAGAAGATGACACGGGGAGATGACGGTTCCGGGAGAAGATGGCTCCAGGCTTCTCATTTATAAAAACCggctcttgtatttttttaacatttcacctttttttggtgaatgggtagaggtacgatgtacccccatAATCATTCGCATAGAGGgggagaccgggatctgggggcccccttgataatgtgggcttccagattctgataagccccccgcccgcagacactgACAACCACCAGcccgggttgtcgggaagaggcccttgtcaccatcaacctGGGAGCAAGGTGCTTTGGTGAGGGggacgcagagccccccctgccccaaagctcctacccccccatattgagggcatgtggcctggtatggttcaggaggggggctcactcgtcccctccctttcctgacctactgggcggcatgctcggataagagtctttatagattttgggggggaccccacaccatttttaaaaaaaaatggtgtgggggttcccctccgaatccatacatacccgaagagcctggtatgaacctggggggaaaccccacgccgttttttttgcaaattttttttttgacatttagcTTTCAGCCgggaataataaaataataaaactagtACTGTGGTTAAACACCTAATaacacaatgtttataaacaattttactttgtatctctctttcTCCCAATGTTAGTTCGTACCTCTCTATCTCccttctgatcaatgtttataaacaatgttactttttatctttctttgtttataaacactgtcagTGCAAATCTTTTTTTGAGAGTAGCAGCTTCTACAGATACTGTATTTACACAGCAAGTCCTGGCTGTCATTTAGCTCATTGGGAATTATTGGTAAGTGTAAGAATGTTGTTGATGCGCATAATTTTAAGCCtcgacatgtttggcatctatttacctGGTGCAAccccatctttttttattttagtaaaagcATGGGTAATATTTTGTGTCTGTGTGCCTTAaaataactttagtgtattttttatggAAATGTTGTGTTTCTTAAACCATTTCCCTAATGTTGTGTGGCATAAAAATCAGAGCtgtcactattttattctctagggtgtctgctttcagaaaacatataagGTTTGGGGATTTTACTAATCcttaggcctaaaattattttttttaaccggcTCCTGCCCAGCCTATGGGCAAATAATGCGcgagaccagctacttgcgccccccCTCTCAGAAGAAAATCGAAATGAattcaataattttagcaccagaactcctggtggagggatggagccaggaagggggggtggagccaggtggagggatggagcaggtggagggatggagcaaggtggagggatgagccagatggagggatgagccagatggagggatggagccaggtggagaaatgagccaggtggagggatggagccagatggatgaatggagccaggtggagtGATGAAGCCAGGTTGAGGGATGAGCCAGGTgtagggatggagccaggtggatgaatggagccaggtggagggatggaaccAGGTGGTGGGATGgaaccaggtggagggatggaggggtggagccaggtggtgggattgagccaggtggagggatgagccaggtggagggatgaagccaggtggagggataaagccaggtggagggatggagccaggtggagggatgaagccaggtggagggatgagccaggtggacaggaggggggtgcagccagatggagggatggagccaggtggagggatggaaccaggtggagggatgaaaccaggtggagggatggagccaggtggagggatgagccaggtggagggatggagcaaggtggatGAATGGAGCCAAttggagggatgagccaggtggacaggaggggggtgcagccagaaggggagtgcagccaggtggagggatggagccaggtggagggatggagccagttggagggatgagccaggtggagggatggaaccAGATGGatgaatggagccaggtggagggattgaGCCAGGttgagggatggagccaggtggagggatggagggagccaGGTGGatgaatggagccaggtggagggatgagccaggtggagggatggaaccAGATGGatgaatggagccaggtggagggattgaGTCAGGTTGAagggtggagccaggtggagggatggagggatggagggagcaAGGTGGatgaatggagccaggtggagggatgagccaggtggacaggaggggggtggagccaagtggagggatggagccaggtggagggatgagccaggtggagggatgagccaggtggagggatgagccaggtggagggatggagccaggtggagggatggagccaggtgaagggatggagccaggtggagggatgagccaggtggagggatggagccaggtggagggatggagccaggtggagggatgacccaggtggagggatggagccaggtggagggatgacccaggtggagggatgagccaggtggacaggaggggggtgcagccaggtggagggatgagccaggtggagggatggagccagatgaatgaatggagccaggtggagtCACTGGCACATGTCAGGCAGCGGGCAGCAGTCCCAGgctcaggagatggggtctcctacaGGCTGTGACTCACAGCTCATGCACGGGAAACCTCCTCCAGCTACTTCCCCATCAGATCAGCTGATCATTTGGTTCCACCCCCCGGCTCTGGCAGCCAGCCGCTGAGAGACTGGGGAAGCAGGACGGGCTGCTGTAGCAGCTTTGCTTTGGGCTCCTCCAGGACAAGTGACCTGgcaggggtgatttggggggtatttgtactgggggggtgatttggggggtatttgtactggggggtgatttggggggtgatttggggggtatttgtactggggggtgatttgggggtatttgtactggggggtgatttgggggtatttgtactggggggtgatttgggggtatttgtactcgggggtgatttgggggtttttgtactggggtgatttgggggatatttgtactggggggtgatttgggggggtatttgtactggggggtgatttggggggatatttgtactggggggtgatttggggggtatttgtactgggggggggtgatttggggggtatttgtactgggggggtgatttggggggtatttgtactggagtCAGTATTtgttctgtcctggcattttcagagaTCGGATGTCAGTACGTCAGGATTAATGGATtgtcagatatatatcccatagtttatagactgtataactttcctaaagataaataatatacactgattttggatattttcaccaaagaaatggagcagaatacattttggcctaaatttatgaagaaagattattgatttgcaaaattttacaacagaaacaaagaaaaattttcaaaatgtttggtcttcttttgtttatttagcaaaaaataaacccctcgtggtgattaattaccaccaaaagatgctctatgtgtgtgaaagaaatgataaaaatatcacatgtgtacagtattacatgactgagtaattgtcattcaaagtgtgacaggctgaaagctgaatattggcctgggcaggaaggggggtaagtgtcCGGTATTGGAGGGGTTAAGCATTTGTGGCAAAAAGCACAAAAATCATCCCTGGCAGTGGAAGGGTTAACATGTAAATATGGAATAAATCGGTAATTGATTATCTTTTAGGATCAATAAATAGGAATGCTGAGCTCTGCAGATTGAGGCTGTCATGTCGCTGTACTGGCGGTGCCCGCCAGGGGTCGCTGTGAGGAGGCAGCGTCGCATCTCTCTGGTGGACTGTTTAACGTAAGCGGCAGGCTGTAATTGGCCGGAGTGATGACAGCGGACGCTGTGATTGGTCGGAGTGATGACagcagccgctgtgattggccggagtgaTGACAgcggtcgctgtgattggccggaccgTGTTTCCGGGTGTGCACGTGTCTGTGTGTAGAGTGATGGCGGAATGGCCGGAGGTGGACCGGGCGGAGAAGGAGCGGAGAAGGGAGTTGATTCTCCAGGGGGTGGATGATCGGCTCCGGGAGAATGGCGGGCGGCTGCCCccggctctcttctctctctccctcctgaatTATCTCCAGGTGAGCGGCTGCGCGGAGCTCCGGGAGGTTCCGGAGGAGATCGGCCGCCTCACCCGCCTGCAGAGCCTCGTCCTGTGCAGGAACCGGTTGCTGGGCCTCCCGGCGGGAGTGGCGGAGCTCCGGGGGCTGAAGGTGCTGGATGTGTCCGGGAATGAGTTGGAGGGTCTCCCGGAGGAGCTGGGCCGTCTGTCCGATCTCTCCTCCCTCAATGTGACCGGGAACCGGCTGGAGGAGCTTCCGCGGGGGCTGGGCCAGTGTACCCGTCTCTCCTCCCTCCACCTATCAGGGAACAGGCTGAAGACCCTCCCCCTAGGAGTGCTGAGCTCACAGCTCCCCCTACTGGCTGAAATCTTCGCCTCTGACAACCAGATCCGGGAACTGAGTCCTGACATCGCGCTGCTCACCGGCCTCAAGGTACCGACCAATAAGACGGGGCACCAACCCGTAGGACGGAGCAATGGGACTGGGCAACGACCTGTAGGACGGAGGACTCGACAAACCATAGGACGGGGCTACCGGAGGGACAGAACGACCGTCCCTGGACTGGAGGGATGGGACGGGGTGACCAACGGGACAATGGGATAGGACAGGGCGATCCATGGGATGGGACGACCCATGGGACGGAGGGACGGGACGACCCGTGGGTGCATGGAACGGAGGGACGGGACGACCCGTGGGCCGGAGGGACGGGACGACCCGTGGGCCGGAGGGACGGGACGACCCGTGGGCCGGAGGGACGGGACGACCCGTGGGCCGGAGGGACGGGACGACCCGTGGGCCGGAGGGACGGGGCGGGGCGACCCGTGGGCCGGAGGGACGGGGCGGGGCGAACCGTGGGGCGGGGCGACCCGTGGGCCGGAGGGACGGGGAAGGACGAGACGACCCGTGGGACACGGAGGGACGGGGAGGGACGAGACGACCCGTGGGACACGGAGGGATGGGACGGGACGATGGGATGGGGTGACCCCCAGGACTATgctgtatgcaatcaggccggctTGTGCATTGCATGTCATTGGTAGACCAgagacaaaaaacattttttccacttTGCATAGAGTAAGGGGGGACTATAACTTCTGTCATGTGTCCCCCACAGGAAGATTTCCTTTCTAATCCTGTTCTGGTGAGAAcacaaaatttgtgttttttctttcactttcaatgataatggtaaacgggggAATcgccctaatggggacacagacagcaataactttgacagggggtctaatccctccccctccatccaacaaaaaaatgccttttagatgtactttaaagtggagttccacccaaaagtggaacttccgttcaTTTGGGTGTGAAAGAACACATTTCGGGGCACCTTTTTAGATGTGCATATTCCAGGGAGGGAGCTGGTTTGTGTAGACCTTAGCTGTGCAGGCTTCCTGTGGGTTGCTtgattacatagttagtctggttgaagaaagacgcaagtccatctagttcaaccaatcagAACGGCTCCTGGAATAGGAATCAAGCGATTAGCAGAGGCCAGCAGTGAGGAATATGGTCATCTAAAGGGATGCTCGGGATGTGTTCTGTCACTTGGGCTCCTCACTAATTAAAACTCTCTGCTTTCAGTGACTGTAAAGGGATATATTGAGGGAGCAGAATAAATTGTAGCCAATGAATGCAGGTGGAGATTTAAAGAAACAATGAAACAAATGAGACTTGGaacttgaatatatatatttaattgtaCTTTAAGTTATGTTTATTGTCTCCGGTGTTCTCTGTGTGTCGTTTTGATGACCCGTATTTACAGTCTCTTCTTCTCCCCGGCAGACTCTGGACCTCTCCAACAACGAGCTCACCGAAATCCCCTTCCAACTCGCCGACTGCGCCAAGTTGAAGGAAATCAACTTCAAGGGCAACAAACTGAAAGACAAAAGACTGGAGAAGATGGTGAACGGCTGCCAGACCAAGTCCATCCTGGAGTACCTGCGGGTGGGGGGCCGaggtggggggaaggggaaggcAGAGAACACGGTGAAGGAGGACCCCAAGGAACggaagaagaagaagcagcagagaCAGAAGAAGGACAGCGGAGGGGAGGATGAGGTGGAGGACGTCAGTAAGATGATGCTGAGAGTTCTGCACATTGCGGAGAACCCGCTGCCCCTCACCATCAGCGTCACCCCCACCATCAAAGATGTCCGGCCGTATATTGTGTGCTGCGTGGTGAAGGGGATGAATCTGAAGCGCGGCAACTCCCTGAAACGCTTCCTGACTGCTCAGGTAGGAATATAGCAAAGTGTTATTTGccagcagggccaggacaagaaAGGGGGGCAGAAGGGACATGTGCCTGGGGCGCAACTTTAATATGTAGAGGGTGGCGTGATGCACTGGGAGCTCGCTGCACAGCATCTGCCTCCCCTCCAGCCACCACCTTACCAGATTACAGTAGGAGAAAGAGTGGCTGGGGCCAGCAGAGTGGGGACCACGGCTGGACAATATGGGACCCCGCCAC contains:
- the LOC141114013 gene encoding leucine-rich repeat-containing protein 47-like; translation: MAEWPEVDRAEKERRRELILQGVDDRLRENGGRLPPALFSLSLLNYLQVSGCAELREVPEEIGRLTRLQSLVLCRNRLLGLPAGVAELRGLKVLDVSGNELEGLPEELGRLSDLSSLNVTGNRLEELPRGLGQCTRLSSLHLSGNRLKTLPLGVLSSQLPLLAEIFASDNQIRELSPDIALLTGLKTLDLSNNELTEIPFQLADCAKLKEINFKGNKLKDKRLEKMVNGCQTKSILEYLRVGGRGGGKGKAENTVKEDPKERKKKKQQRQKKDSGGEDEVEDVSKMMLRVLHIAENPLPLTISVTPTIKDVRPYIVCCVVKGMNLKRGNSLKRFLTAQTKLHDEMCDKRTLATIATHDLQLVKGPLLYDARSPKEFKIVPLNRKEINAKELVRQLQFEAEEQRKQKKRQNVSGLHKYLHLLDGKENYPCLVDAENAVISFPPITNSDKTKITKSTQALLLEVTSGSSLQTCKDVMEALIEKMAELNKFTMENKEEEVGSDTEHPEDSASQNSEPSERLQLVLEQVRVTDMEGNLKVLYPSKTDLNLSASSFVVIR